The DNA segment CCAAATTTTTTGTATTAATAGTAACAATTTTTTGCGGTCTAATATCAGTATTTATTTTCTGAATTTCAACCTCTTTCTTTGACAAATCTATTAAATAACCTCCTTTCCCATCTTTCTCCCATGCCTCTATTTCGTCATCTCTAATTATATCTGGAGAACCTGCTATGCCTAATTTTCCATCTCCAAGATTTTCTATAGACCTAGAATGAAAGTGTCCAAATGCGTAATAATCAAATCCTTTAGGTAATTCTCCTTCTTCTAATTGCCAAGCTCCTTCATAAGGTAATTTACTTCTTAAGCCTTGATGAAGCATTAAGATATTTCTATCTCCTTCAGGTTTTATTGATGATAATTTTTTAAGTAAAGTTTCTCTAGCTACCGTAGGTATATGTTTTATCCCGTAAATTCTCAATCTTATATTATCTTTATTTATCTCATAACCTTTTTCATCACCAGTTAGGAAAACTAGTAAGTTTAGTGATTCTGCTAAAATTCTTTGGGGATAAATTGCTCCTTTCCTCTTAGGAGTATCATGATCGCCAGCAATGCCAATAAATGGTATTTTTCCTTGTATTCTCTTCAAATTATCTATCGCAACTTTCATAGCAGTCATTTGAGGATGATAGGTATCAAATAAATCTCCAGTGTGAATTATCGCGTCTACGTGCTCTTTTATTGCATAATCAATAAGTTGCGTAAATGTTTCATATATATCCTCTTCTCTAGAGTCAAGATTATACTTTCTTGCACCTAGATGAGTATCAGAAATATGAAGAATTTGCATTATATATTCACCCGAAGTCTGCTAAACTTTCATGTAATTTATCTTCTTCCTCCGCTTTTTCCCATTCTCTCCTCATATCTGGATCAGTTCCGCCTAGCGTACCATTGAATAAATCAATTTTAACGAATGCTGGAATCTTAACAAGGTTTCCTATTATTAGCGCTTCTCCTACTCCTAGTGAGGAAAGCTGTTCTACAAGATCTTCGCTTAAATTATCGCTAGCTTCTAGTACGTATTTTTTATCTGAAGGCTCTACTATTTTTAAAATAATCTTATTTGTCATTTGACTTAGTATATTCTCATCCAAACCTTTAGGCCTCTGGCTAACTATTATTAATCCAACGCCGAATTTCCTACCTTCTCTTGCAATTCTAGAGGCCCAGAATTTAGTCAATGTGTCATCATTTTTAGATAAAAATACGTGTGCCTCTTCTATTACTATAATTACCGGGAATCTTAGACCAGTTCCTTTTCTTCTATATTCTTTCCTTGCGTCAAGTATTCTTCTCAAATAATGAGATACTATTGCATCCATTGCATCTTCGTCCAGAGGACTTATATCAACAACATTAACACTATGCGTTTTTAGATTAGAAATTATATCTTTAGAAGTTAGGTCAATAATTCCAGAATATTTGTCAGCGAACTCTTCTAGCTTATTCTTAACTTCGTCTACTGAGTCCTTTTTAGCTCCTTTACCTTCTTGGTTATCTATCAAATCTTCTAGATCCTTTATAAACGTTTGATTTAATTTTTCAAAGTCAATATCTCCAGATTTAATTTTCTCTTGAACAGACTTTTGATATTCTGTGAACGCTCTCCTTATAATCCTATACTGTATAGGAGCATTGCCTCTAATTTCTAACAATGTTGCAAATTCTCTAGGATTTAAATATAAAGGATTTAATTTTGGCTCTATATTATGTAAAGGATGTATATCGCTTCTGTAATACTCTCCGTGGTAATCAAATATTAATACAGATCCTTTAATATCTGCTATTCTTTGAGAAAGAACGGCCACGGTATTAGACTTACCACTCCCTGTAGCAGCAAGTATTGCTAGATGTCTAGTTAATGCTCCGACCCTTATATTCACCGGAACGTTTGTGCCTATTAACCTGCCTAAGGTAATATCTCCTTCAGAAAATATCTTCCTTAACTCCTCTTCTTCCGCTAAACTTACTGGTGTACCTGCGATAGGAGGTAAATCGGGTTGAGAATTTGAATTTAAGTTGTAAAGGAGTTTAACAGTAGCTTTAATATAATGAGGGATCTTGCCATCAAACCTATTTAATCTCTCCACAATTCCCACATCTATCGTATTTCCATCTATCATTGGGCTTCCTCTTGTAACGTTTGTAATCAAACCCAGAACTTTTTCGTTATCATATTCCATTGTTACGTAAAGACCTAACCTAACGGGCTTAACTGCGAGCATGGTAGCTTGTTGAGGCGTGGCATCACCAATAACATAACCTATAATCATTATATGAAAATACGATAGTTACATATATAAACTATACGAAGTAGAAAAAGGTAATACAAAAAATTAAAAAGCTTATAAGGCTTTTGCGACTTTCTTTGCTGTTTCTGCTATTTGCTTCTCTTGTTCAGCATATGCACAGAGCATTGCTTCTATGTCCGCATGTCCTTCTTCTTTTGCTTTCATAGCAACATCATTGTACTCTGAAACGTGCTCCATATCTTCCTCTCTTGCAAAGTCGCTTAACAATGCTAATACCTTTGCTGTACTCTCAGCTATATCTTTCTCTTGTTCAGCATACGAGCATAACATCTTTTCTACATCTAGATGTCCTTCTTCTTTTGCTTTCATCGCAACGTTATCATATTCTGCTACATGTTCTTGATCTTCTTCC comes from the Acidianus infernus genome and includes:
- the mre11 gene encoding DNA double-strand break repair protein Mre11 encodes the protein MQILHISDTHLGARKYNLDSREEDIYETFTQLIDYAIKEHVDAIIHTGDLFDTYHPQMTAMKVAIDNLKRIQGKIPFIGIAGDHDTPKRKGAIYPQRILAESLNLLVFLTGDEKGYEINKDNIRLRIYGIKHIPTVARETLLKKLSSIKPEGDRNILMLHQGLRSKLPYEGAWQLEEGELPKGFDYYAFGHFHSRSIENLGDGKLGIAGSPDIIRDDEIEAWEKDGKGGYLIDLSKKEVEIQKINTDIRPQKIVTINTKNLDNEINDLIKIFSKCKKKPILHIILEGEAVSKSLLFKKLSILESVTEFYRVAKDNTTYGEEKNVDLPKDSTISQIIMNYLKNFGYTEEESKLILEIINNYDSDDIYTIIKKFAGVQ
- the herA gene encoding DNA double-strand break repair helicase HerA — translated: MIIGYVIGDATPQQATMLAVKPVRLGLYVTMEYDNEKVLGLITNVTRGSPMIDGNTIDVGIVERLNRFDGKIPHYIKATVKLLYNLNSNSQPDLPPIAGTPVSLAEEEELRKIFSEGDITLGRLIGTNVPVNIRVGALTRHLAILAATGSGKSNTVAVLSQRIADIKGSVLIFDYHGEYYRSDIHPLHNIEPKLNPLYLNPREFATLLEIRGNAPIQYRIIRRAFTEYQKSVQEKIKSGDIDFEKLNQTFIKDLEDLIDNQEGKGAKKDSVDEVKNKLEEFADKYSGIIDLTSKDIISNLKTHSVNVVDISPLDEDAMDAIVSHYLRRILDARKEYRRKGTGLRFPVIIVIEEAHVFLSKNDDTLTKFWASRIAREGRKFGVGLIIVSQRPKGLDENILSQMTNKIILKIVEPSDKKYVLEASDNLSEDLVEQLSSLGVGEALIIGNLVKIPAFVKIDLFNGTLGGTDPDMRREWEKAEEEDKLHESLADFG
- a CDS encoding rubrerythrin; the protein is MALGKETEMGLKELFKANAEDYLTLTFLADKLEALGRKEEAKLLREKARVEYGHAMGIFEKLLQNADVTKLLGEFVKEEDQEHVAEYDNVAMKAKEEGHLDVEKMLCSYAEQEKDIAESTAKVLALLSDFAREEDMEHVSEYNDVAMKAKEEGHADIEAMLCAYAEQEKQIAETAKKVAKAL